atggatgtgaaaacaactTTCCTGAATGGAGATCTTGAAGAGGAGGTATACATGTGTCAGCCTAAAGGATTTTGTGATAAGGACAAAAGTCACCTTGTTTGCAAGTTGAATAAATCCATTTATGGGCTAAAACAAGCTTCCCGCCAATGGTATATTAAATTTCATAATGTTGTTTCTTCATTTGGATTTACGGAGAACATCATTGATCAGTGTATATACCTTAAGATAAGTaggagaaaatatattttttttagtcctatatgtggatgatattttGCTTGCAAGTAGTGATTTGGGATTGTTGCACGAGACTAAACAGTTCCTTATCCAGAATTTTGAGACGAAGGATATGGGTGAAGTATCGTATGTCATTGGCATAGAGATTCACAGAGACAGATCCCAAAGATTACTTGGACTGTCTCAAAAGGCCTACATTGAAAGAATTCTGGAAAGATTCAGGATGAAGAACTGTTCACCTATAGCAGCACCCATAATTAAAGGTGACAAATTCTCATTGAATCAATGTCCACGAAATACATTAGAAAAGGAGCAAATGAAAGACATTCCATATGCTTCCCTTGTTGGGAGTCTTATGTATGCACAGGTTTGTACTAGACCTAATATTGCTTTTGCGGTAGGAATGCTTGGTAGATATCAAAGTAACTCTGGTCTTGACCATTGGAAAGCTCGTAAAAGGGTCTTGAGATATTTGCAAGGAACCAAAGATCTTAAGCTCGCATACAAATGCTCTGACTCATTGGAGGTGATTGGATATTCAGACTCTGATCTGGGTGGATGCAAAGACACTGGTAAATCTACTTCAGGACACATTTTCCTTCTTGCTGGAGGTGTTGTTtcttggagaagtgtcaagcAGACCATTGTTACAACATCCACAATGGAAGCTGAATTTATAGCATGCTATGAAGCTACATCACAGACATTATGGTTGAAATTTTTTATCTCCGGCCTTAGGATTGTCGATTCCATTTCAAGGCTATTGAGAATTTTTTGTGACAATTCAGCTGCAGTTTTCTTTTCTAAGAATAATAGAAGTGGTAGCCGAAACAAGCACATCGACATAAAGTACTTGATGGTTAGAGACTATGTGAAGAAGCAAGATGTGAATTTTGAGCATTTTAGTACTACTTTGATGATTGCTGATCCATTGACTAAAGGTCTGTCGGCTAATATTTTCAAGGATCATGTAACCCATATGAGGATTAGTTGCTCAATTTAGTCTTGTTTTGCTCTCTAACAATTTGTCTAGACATTATGTTTATTTTGATATACATGACAGTGCACATTTTTTGTTTTTCATGTATTATTTTGTGATCATTGGATTAATAAAGTTGGACTCTGAATGACTTATATTAAGTTCATTCATAAAGTTGTTGACACTTTGTTAGAATGTATTGTGCATTGTAATACATGGAAGGAAGTGTTTGTTTAAGAGCATGACCGTCATGATTCGTGTAATAATATATTCTAGTTAAAGTGGTTGTTGCATAACTTTTAGTTGAATGATAAAGTTTATGGCCATATTATATGTTTATCTCTCATAAacgattatctgattttagtatgTGGGCCAAGTGGGAGAATGTTAGAAATAACCGTCTCTTCTAGAGACTTTTAGTGTGGCTCACATATAAGGTAATAAATTATTTATCTTGTCTTCCAAAGGAAATAATATATAAGATAATATtttgtagttatgcatatatgATAGTTTCTTTAATGGAAAGAAATTATCATATATTAGAAGTCCCTAGGGTAATTATAATTTATGGAGAAGTCCCTAGGGCTAAAGTATTTGCCTAAGAGTCCCTAGCCTACCTATAAATACGCTTGTGACTCCATCAATCTGGCATTCTACGATAGACACAGGCTAGAAGACTCCCTAGGTTTTTTGTCAAAGTTTTACAAGGCAATTCTACAACACTTGAACAACTATGGTTGAAGGTACGTTCCTTGTATAATTTCCGCTACGTTGGCTCTGTGTTTATATTTGAATTTCAACATCTCCTACTGTGATCGTCATTTCAATTTCTTAATTTACAAGCGAAGACCACCAAAAGATGTGGTGCAGTGGATAAAACTGCTTTTCTCTTAAtcagaggtctcgagttcgaaCCCTGGATATGGAAAAATCATTGATAAAGAACGCTTTCCCCGAATGAAACCCTACGTGGCGCGAATCCAAATATAATCGAGCTTCAATGAAGGTACTGGACACCGGGtggaaaactaaaaaaaataaaatattacaaGCGAAGAATTTTAACAAGTAAATTTCCTATAATAAACATAAATATATGGACCAAATAACTTAGGAAAGCATTAAAAGAATTATACAAGTCCATTTACAACAAAATTGTAGTAGTTAGTATTTACTCACCCCACCCCAtacaccccaccccacccccaaaaCAAAATTGTCCAAAACCAACCTCAATAGGAAAACTCAAAAGGAATTCATTTCAAGACTGTAACTTCTCTTCAGCTTCACCAACTCTTTCGCAACCTCATCAAACACCTTCTCCTCTTTCCCTTCTCTAGCGAAACCAAACCCTCCGGCCACCAAATCTCTGCCATCATCCGCCTTGCTCCACTCTTCTACCGGCTTCACCACCACCAAAGTCGCCCCCTTCATCACGCAACCTTTCGCCGGCAACTCTAGCTCCGGCACGTACCACATTTTCACCTTCAATGCCGGCACCTTCGAcctaaacaacaataacaacaatgtTTTAGTCCCGAACAAATCGAAATCAATTATATGATATCTCACTAACCATATTTTTTCATTTAAATTCATCTCCATCAATATTAAATTAAACAAAGATAAAAGTAAATATATAAATCTTCTACTACTACTGCTAATGGGAGGGAACCTTGATGCAACGGCTAAGGTAAAAGTTGATGTTGTGTAATAGAGAGTTCACAGGTTTAAATCGCAGAAACAATCTCTGGTAAGAATGTAAGATAAGACTGTGTGCATTATATGGTCTGACTCTTATGTTGTTCGGACTCTCCAAAGATGTTGCCGGGTGCGTGTCGGATCCTTCAAAAGtagtgtatttttggaggatccgacacgaaTGCGATAACATTTTGGAGAATCCGCGCATTTCCAGACTCCGTATAAGAGGGAGCTTAATGCACTGAACGGGAGTTTAATGCACCAAACTACTCATATACTATTACTACTACTAATAGGGAGCCCGGGCACAAGGCATCTGTATTCATGCATAGTCCGAGGAACAACGGCATCCCAAGGGTGTCACATAGACAACCATTAGTGATTGTATCCATGGCTCGAACTCTTATCTATAAATCACACAAAGATTACTTAATTATTGCTCCAAAGCTTCCTTCGCTGTTACTACTACTAATAGTGAAAAACAGAGAGCGGAAAACAAATTTATATATTAGAAGTTCTCCCTATTTTTACTAGCATATAAATGTTTCATAAGGCTAAAATACCTGTTGGACGAAAATACCCTCGTATTTCTCCTCATTTCTTCTACTTGTTCGCAGTTCATAGAACAAATTCCTTGACCAATATCGTCCGTAATCACTACTTTTTCCAGCATTTTCTTCTCCTTAATCGTTTCTTCTAATAAACAATGCCGCGTTGATGCTGCTATTAAACACGAAATTATCCACACAATTCGCAATTTCAACTCATCGTTTGTCATTCGTAGCGATTCTACTGAATCGCCTCGTTGTATAATACCAAAATTTTCGGTTTCAGTTTCGGTTTCTTCTCCACCTTGATTTTCGTGAATCCGAGAAATCGACGTTCCTCCGACGATCAAACAATGTTTCAATTGACTTCCGAACTCTGCTTTCCATTTCAGCAACGAATCGCCGGAATTATTCAAACCAATATTTTCGCCGGCGGCAAGTCGAATTTCTAATTGCTTGATTTCGCTGAAATTTCTCAGAATTTCAGCTGGAGAAGTATAAGAAAAAGTACAATTACAATTATAGCCATCATTTTTCTGGATACAAATAGGGTTCCATTTTGTAATTTGGCGAAGTAAAAACTGAAATGGTTTCAGAAAAACTCTGTTAAAAAACCGAAAAAGTTGATTTGTATTGGAATTTGATTTGTGGTGATTTTGAGGTGGAATTGTGAGGGAAATATTTTGTGTTTTGGTAATAAGAGAGTGAAAACGTTTACAAAGAGATGAGAAAATGCAAAGGGATTTACAATCTTGAACTTTGTCGAAGATTGTTAACACAATGGCATCAGGTAAACTATCAAACaaatcttcattttcttctacaaCAAAAATAGTTGacatattcttcttctttttcgctTTTTCTTGTTcttgttgtgtttttttttttttcgttatTTATCTGTGGAGGTTTTGTTGAAGGGTTTTCGAGAAGATATTAAATACGCGTGAAGATATTTATAAATGATCAAGTAGCCTTTGATGTCACGGTCCATCGAATTCAAACACTTTATCGCACTGATTTATCTAATAAAATATACTCTTAAATTCATGTGAACTTAGTTAATGAGTATGAAATTCAAGAAAGAAATGAAGATTTTTGATACATATGATTCTAAATAAACTATACTCTATTTACGTAGATATAATTCTTATGAAACTTGTAGTACCAAACATATTAAGGTTCGTTTTGTATGAGGTATAAGgaataattaattttaggaataaatttaaaaagattttattttatgtttgatTGGTAAAAAATTGCGATCTCGAAATTAGTTATTTCGGGATTATAGTATTCGTTAATTCCCatagaaaaatgaaataactaaTTTTAGGATAATTAATCATGGGATACTGCTTTCAACCAGTTGACCCTTATAGTAATTGTGTGACTCTGAAATCTACTTAttaaagataaaattaaaagtttaaattaaatttattttaattataaaaatattttttttaatggattaaaaaaaattacataaattaaaatagaaaaagtaatactatatattttttttgatatttaagtaataaatataattatttttgatTGAGCTGTTAAGCCCCCGTCTGCCCGTACATTTTGgcaagttttttcaaaaaaaaattgaaaatattgTTTGTCCATAGATTAGTGATCTGTTTTTGaaaaatttttgaaaatattttttaagtttccaaaatctagTTTATGGTAAATTTTGGGTAAAAATCAAGTTCCTACTCAcaaaactttaattttttttaaataaaatacatatccaaacataatttcaacttccaaaaattatttttcaaaactatttcaaaaattattttttcaagtttcaactcaaTTTATGTCCGAACGCTAGCTAAATGTATAACTTGGCTTGGAGGGAAGATGTTTTAGAGAAGTACATTGTACACGTTTTTTGGGGGCGTGGCTATTTTTTGACTTTGGCAAAAGGCGGCTGAAGACCGAGCGACGAGTGTAGCAGACAAT
This genomic stretch from Nicotiana sylvestris chromosome 9, ASM39365v2, whole genome shotgun sequence harbors:
- the LOC104250104 gene encoding F-box protein At1g30200-like, with amino-acid sequence MSTIFVVEENEDLFDSLPDAIVLTIFDKVQDCKSLCIFSSLCKRFHSLITKTQNISLTIPPQNHHKSNSNTNQLFRFFNRVFLKPFQFLLRQITKWNPICIQKNDGYNCNCTFSYTSPAEILRNFSEIKQLEIRLAAGENIGLNNSGDSLLKWKAEFGSQLKHCLIVGGTSISRIHENQGGEETETETENFGIIQRGDSVESLRMTNDELKLRIVWIISCLIAASTRHCLLEETIKEKKMLEKVVITDDIGQGICSMNCEQVEEMRRNTRVFSSNRSKVPALKVKMWYVPELELPAKGCVMKGATLVVVKPVEEWSKADDGRDLVAGGFGFAREGKEEKVFDEVAKELVKLKRSYSLEMNSF